A single Eulemur rufifrons isolate Redbay chromosome 9, OSU_ERuf_1, whole genome shotgun sequence DNA region contains:
- the NSRP1 gene encoding nuclear speckle splicing regulatory protein 1 isoform X2, with the protein MKQTKLEIQKALAEDATVYEYDSIYDEMQKKKEESNPKLLLGKDRKPKYIHNLLKAVEIRKKEQEKRMEKKIQREREMEKGEFDDKEAFVTSAYKKKLQERAEEEEREKRAAALEACLDVTKQKDLSGFYRHLLNQAVGEEEVPKCSFREARSGIKEEKSRSYSDEVSSENRILQEKCVLQAGVKGEENPDADSDFDAESSEDDEMEETKVNCRREKVTETSEDSKHHRTQTHSRSSSEERGHGAKHHTKGSKSRGHERREDQHQERQSRDQQNHYTDRDYRKEKDSHRHREASHRDSHWRRHEQEDKLRARDQRERSDRERKREKERERYSPREQERDRQRNAHNRHSEKGEKEEKNREKEEHMKVRNERYENNDTYRDREKQEVIVQSPERNRDRKKSSPNSRAKDKFLDQERASKMRNIEKDKERNQEKPSSSETSPGAKHRLTEERQDKEQERPLEAVSKFAKRNNKETVMSARDRYLARQMARGNAKTYIEKEDD; encoded by the exons accaaaCTGGAAATCCAGAAGGCCCTTGCAGAAGATGCCACTGTGTATGAATATGACAGTATTTATGatgaaatgcagaaaaaaaaggaggaaagtaaTCCCAAATTGCTTTTGGGGAAAGATCGaaag CCCAAGTACATTCACAACTTACTAAAAGCagttgaaattagaaaaaaggaacaggaaaaaagaatggaaaagaaaatacagagagaaCGAGAAATGGAAAAGGGAGAATTTGATGATAAAGAGGCATTTGTGACATCTGCTTATAAGAAAAAACTGCAAGAGAGAgctgaagaggaagaaagagaaaagagggctGCTGCTCTGGAAG CATGTTTGGATGTAACGAAGCAGAAAGATCTCAGTGGATTTTATAGACACCTATTAAATCAAGCAGTTGGTGAAGAAGAAGTACCTAAATGCAGTTTTCGTGAAGCCAG gtctgggataaaggaagaaaaatcaaggaGTTACTCTGATGAAGTAAGTTCAGAGAACAGAATATTGCAGGAGAAATGTGTTCTCCAAGCTGGTGTGAAAGGAGAGGAAAACCCAGATGCAGACAGCGACTTTGATGCTGAGAGCAGTGAGGATGATGAAATGGAAGAAACTAAAGTGAACTGTAGAAGGGAAAAGGTCACAGAAACTTCTGAGGACTCCAAGCATCACAGGACACAAACCCACTCACGGTCATCTAGTGAAGAAAGAGGGCATGGTGCCAAACACCACACAAAAGGTTCCAAGTCAAGAGGACACGAGAGAAGGGAAGATCAGCACCAAGAGAGGCAGTCCAGAGACCAACAGAACCATTACACTGACCGGGATTACCGGAAAGAAAAGGATTCTCATAGGCACAGAGAGGCCAGTCATAGAGATTCTCACTGGAGGAGGCATGAACAAGAAGATAAACTGAGGGCAAGGGACCAAAGAGAAAGAAGTGACAGAGAAcggaaaagggagaaagagagagagagatattccccaagagaacaagaaagagatAGACAACGAAATGCTCATAACCGACAcagtgagaaaggagagaaggaagagaaaaacagagaaaaggaagaacataTGAAAGTAAGAAACgaaagatatgaaaataatgatacatacagagatagagaaaaacAAGAAGTAATTGTTCAATCTCCAGAAAGAAATcgagacagaaagaaaagcagcCCAAATTCTAGGGCAAAGGATAAATTTCTTGACCAGGAAAGAGCCAGCAAAATGAGAAACatagaaaaggacaaagaaagaaaccaagagaAGCCCTCTAGTTCTGAAACATCACCGGGAGCAAAACACAGACTCACAGAGGAAAGGCAAGACAAGGAACAAGAGAGACCACTCGAGGCGGTAAGCAAGTTTGCAAAGCGAAACAACAAAGAAACTGTAATGTCAGCTAGAGACAGATACTTGGCCAGGCAAATGGCACGGGGTAATGCAAAGACATACATTGAAAAAGAAGATGATTGA